A window of Acidimicrobiales bacterium genomic DNA:
CGAGGACATCGGCTTCACGTCGGTCGGCCCGTCCTGGGGCGAGGAGATCACCGACAAGGCCGTGCGGGCCCTCGTGTTCTTCTTCATCGCCATCGCGCTCTACATCTCGTTCCGGTTCGAGTGGCGCATGGCCGTCGGCGCCATCGCCGCCGTCGTCCACGACATCCTGATCAGCGTCGGGATCTACTCCCTGGCCGGGTTCGAGGTCACGCCGGCGACGGTCATCGCCTTCCTCACGATCCTCGGCTTCTCGCTCTACGACACGATCGTCGTGTTCGACAAGGTGAAGGAGAACACCCGCAGGGTCAGCAGCCGGTTCACCTACGGCGACGTGGTGAACCTGTCGATGAACCAGACCCTGATGCGGTCGCTCAACACCAGCGTGGCCGCCATCCTCCCGGTCCTCGCCCTGCTGCTGATCGGCGCCGGCCTGCTCGGGGCGGTGACCCTCCAGGAGTTCGCCATCGCCCTGCTCGTCGGCCTCTTCGTCGGCGCCTACTCCTCGATCGCCATCGCCACGCCCGTGCTCGCCGTGCTGAAGGAGCGCGAGCCCCGCTACCGCGACCTGAAGCGCCGGGCGGCGGCCCAGCGGTCGGCCGGCGCCGGGGCCCGGGTGGCGGCGGCCAGGGAGGACGTGGGCGGAGCCGACGAGGACGGCGGCGGCGGCCGGCGGCCCCGGGCGGCCAGGGTGCCGGTCACCCCGGCCGGCGAGGAGCTGACGGTCACCGCTCCGGCCGGCTCGGGGGCCACGTCGGCCACGTCGGCCAGGACGGGCACGCCGGCCCGCCCGGCCCAGGGCGCGGCGAAGAAGGCGGCGGCGGCCCGCCGGCCGGGCACGGCCCCGCCGCCGCGGCCCCGCAAGAAGCGCCGGCGGTAGTGGCCCCGGCCGTGGACGCCGAGGCGCTGCGGGCCCGCATCCGCGACATCCCCGACTTCCCGAAGCCGGGGATCGTCTTCAAGGACATCACCCCGCTGCTGAACGACGCCGGCGCCTTCCGGTCGACCGTCGACGCCATCGCCGGCCACTTCGCCGGCCGGCCGGTCGACCGCGTGCTCGGCGTGGAGGCGAGGGGCTTCATCATCGCCGCGCCGGTCGCCTACCAGCTGCAGGCGGGCTTCGTGCCCGTGCGCAAGGCCGGGAAGCTGCCCTGGGAGATCGAGAAGCAGGAGTACGAGCTCGAGTACGGCACCGACCTGCTCGAGATCCACCGCGACGCCGTCCGGCCGGGCGAGTCCGTGCTCGTCGTCGACGACGTGCTGGCCACCGGGGGCACGGCGGCGGCGACGGCCCGCCTGGTCGAGAAGCTCGGCGGCCGGGTGGCCGGCATGGGCTTCGTGATCGAGCTGGGCTTCCTCGACGGCCGGGCCCGCCTCGACGGGTACGAGCTGGTCTCCCTGGTCACCTACTGACCCCCGGGGGGCGGTCGTAGACTGGCCCCGATGCCGACCGTCGACCGCGTCCTGCCCTGGCGCCGGCACGTGCCGCCGCCCGCCGTGGAGCTGGCACCGGTCCTCGCCGCCTACCGGGCCCGGCACCCGAAGGACCAGACGACCCTGATCGAGCGGGCCTACACCTGCGCGGCGGAGGCCCACGTCCACCAGGTGCGGCGCTCGGGCGACCCGTACATCCACCACCCGGTCGCCGTCGCCACCATCGTCGCCGGCCTCGGGCTGGACGACGTCACCGTCGCCGCCGCCCTCCTCCACGACGCCGTCGAGGACACCGGCGTCACCCTGGAGGACCTCGCCGACGAGTTCGGCCCCGAGGTGGCGGCCATCGTCGACGGCGTCACCAAGCTCGACCGGGTCAAGTTCGACTCCCGCGAGGCCCAGCAGGCCGCCACCATGCGCAAGATGCTGGTGGCGATGGCGAAGGACCTGCGGGTCCTCATCATCAAGCTGGCCGACCGGCTCCACAACATGCGGACCCTCGCCGCCATGCCCGAGCACAAACAGGAGCGCACGGCGAGCGAGACCCTCGACATCTACGCCCCGCTGGCCCACCGCCTCGGGATGCAGGACATCAAGCAGCAGCTGGAGGACCTGGCCTTCGCCGCGCTGCACCCGAAGCGCTACGCCGAGATCGACCACATGGTGTCGTCCCGGGCGCCGGAGCGGGCCCTCTACCTCGACCAGGTGCTGGACCAGGTGCGGGAGCGGCTGGAGGAGCTCGGCATCCGGGCGACGGTCACCGGCCGGCCGAAGCACCTGTGGAGCATCTACGAGAAGATGGTGGTGCGGGGCAAGGAGTTCGACGAGATCTTCGACCTCGTCGGCATCCGGGTCATCGTCGAGTCGGTCAAGGACTGCTACGCCGCGCTGGGGTCCATCCACGCCACCTGGAAGCCGGTGCAGGGGCGGTTCAAGGACTACATCGCCATGCCCAAGTTCAACCTCTACCAGTCGCTGCACACGACGGTGGTGGGGCCCCAGGGCAAGCACATCGAGGTCC
This region includes:
- the secF gene encoding protein translocase subunit SecF, with the protein product MTSTTTTTGPDGTGDGAARRGLWYRLYHGETTFDFNGRRWVGFAISGTVLLISVLSLFTRGLNLGIDFEGGVVWEVPAENGLTVDDVRDVVTPFGLEDARIQTLSGGEGERVRVQAGPQGEQEDAITSALAEAAEVDSEDIGFTSVGPSWGEEITDKAVRALVFFFIAIALYISFRFEWRMAVGAIAAVVHDILISVGIYSLAGFEVTPATVIAFLTILGFSLYDTIVVFDKVKENTRRVSSRFTYGDVVNLSMNQTLMRSLNTSVAAILPVLALLLIGAGLLGAVTLQEFAIALLVGLFVGAYSSIAIATPVLAVLKEREPRYRDLKRRAAAQRSAGAGARVAAAREDVGGADEDGGGGRRPRAARVPVTPAGEELTVTAPAGSGATSATSARTGTPARPAQGAAKKAAAARRPGTAPPPRPRKKRRR
- a CDS encoding adenine phosphoribosyltransferase, with the translated sequence MAPAVDAEALRARIRDIPDFPKPGIVFKDITPLLNDAGAFRSTVDAIAGHFAGRPVDRVLGVEARGFIIAAPVAYQLQAGFVPVRKAGKLPWEIEKQEYELEYGTDLLEIHRDAVRPGESVLVVDDVLATGGTAAATARLVEKLGGRVAGMGFVIELGFLDGRARLDGYELVSLVTY